GTCAATTTGCCTGCGCTGCGCGCTCAACCGGTTTTCCCGCTGTTTTTGATTTCCCATTTGTCGCCACTGCCTTCTTTTGCGGTATTCGAACATAAAGGAGTGCACCACCGCGCCGCCGCGCAGAAGAAGCAGTCCAGCCAAACCGCCGCCGAGGTGAGCCAGATGGGCGATCCCTTCGCCAGCGCCGGTGATCTGACTTTGGATGCCGGCGACCAGAGAGATCGCCATGAAAATCGCTGCCAGATATTTGGCCTTTAGATGCACCGGCAGAACGAAAAACAGCAGCAGGGTGATCTCACGTTCGGGATACAGAAGCGCGAACGCCACCAGCACGCCGTAGATCGCTCCGGAGGCGCCGAGGACCGGATGCGCACTGTGCGCGTTAAAGAGAAGATGGAACAGAGCGGCGCAGACGCCGGTGATCAGATAAAAGCTCAAAAAACGTTTTGCGCCGAGGCTACGCTCCACATCGCTGCCGAACATCCACAGCGTGAACATATTGAAGAGCAGGTGCAACAGAGATCCGTGCA
This region of bacterium genomic DNA includes:
- a CDS encoding rhomboid family intramembrane serine protease, which encodes HGSLLHLLFNMFTLWMFGSDVERSLGAKRFLSFYLITGVCAALFHLLFNAHSAHPVLGASGAIYGVLVAFALLYPEREITLLLFFVLPVHLKAKYLAAIFMAISLVAGIQSQITGAGEGIAHLAHLGGGLAGLLLLRGGAVVHSFMFEYRKRRQWRQMGNQKQRENRLSAQRRQIDELLDKINQVGYANLTDHEKSILKKAAERLSNDM